Proteins from one Salmonella bongori NCTC 12419 genomic window:
- a CDS encoding TerC family protein — protein sequence MNTVGTPLLWGGFAVVVVIMLSIDLLLQGRRGAHAMSMKQAAGWSILWVTLSLLFNAAFWWYLAETQGRAVADPQALAFLTGYLIEKSLAVDNVFVWLMLFSYFSVPPALQRRVLVYGVLGAIVLRTIMIFAGTWLIAQFEWLLYVFGAFLLFTGVKMALAKEDESGIGEKPMVRWLRGHLRMTDTIENEHFFVRKNGLLYATPLLLVLIMVEFSDVIFAVDSIPAIFAVTTDPFIVLTSNLFAILGLRAMYFLLSGVAERFSMLKYGLAVILVFIGIKMLIVDFYHIPIAISLSVVFGILIVTLVVNAWVNHQRDKKLRAQ from the coding sequence ATGAATACTGTCGGTACGCCGTTATTATGGGGTGGATTCGCGGTTGTTGTGGTGATAATGCTGTCCATCGACCTGTTATTACAGGGGCGCCGCGGCGCACATGCCATGTCGATGAAACAGGCGGCGGGATGGTCAATCCTGTGGGTAACGCTCTCGCTCCTGTTTAACGCCGCTTTCTGGTGGTATCTGGCGGAAACACAAGGGCGCGCGGTCGCTGACCCGCAGGCACTGGCATTCCTCACCGGCTATCTGATTGAGAAGTCGCTGGCCGTGGATAACGTCTTTGTCTGGCTGATGCTGTTTAGCTATTTCTCCGTCCCTCCGGCACTGCAACGTCGGGTGCTGGTGTATGGGGTACTTGGCGCGATTGTTCTGCGTACGATTATGATTTTTGCCGGTACCTGGCTCATCGCCCAGTTCGAATGGCTGCTGTACGTGTTCGGTGCCTTCCTGCTGTTTACCGGCGTAAAAATGGCGCTGGCGAAAGAAGACGAATCCGGTATTGGCGAAAAACCAATGGTACGCTGGCTGCGCGGTCATCTGCGCATGACCGATACGATCGAGAACGAGCACTTTTTTGTACGCAAAAACGGCCTGCTTTATGCCACACCGCTGTTGCTGGTGCTGATTATGGTTGAGTTTAGCGACGTTATTTTCGCCGTTGACAGTATTCCGGCGATCTTTGCGGTCACCACCGACCCGTTCATCGTGCTGACTTCAAACCTGTTCGCTATCCTGGGTCTGCGTGCAATGTACTTTCTGCTGTCCGGCGTGGCGGAACGCTTCTCGATGCTGAAATATGGTCTGGCGGTCATTCTGGTCTTTATCGGCATTAAGATGCTGATTGTCGACTTCTACCATATTCCTATCGCGATTTCACTGAGCGTCGTATTCGGCATTCTGATCGTTACGCTGGTGGTTAACGCCTGGGTTAACCATCAGCGCGACAAGAAACTGCGTGCGCAATAA
- the sstT gene encoding serine/threonine transporter SstT, with the protein MATQHASGLLQRLAQGSLVKQILVGLVLGILLAWISRPAAEAVGLLGTLFVGALKAVAPVLVLMLVMASIANHQHGQKTNIRPILFLYLLGTFSAALAAVVFSFAFPSTLHLSSSAQDIVPPSGIVEVLRGLLMSMVSNPIDALLNANYIGILVWAVGLGFALRHGNETTKNLVNDMSNAVTFMVKLVIRFAPIGIFGLVSSTLATTGFSTLWGYAQLLVVLIGCMLLVALVVNPLLVFWKIRRNPYPLVFACLRESGVYAFFTRSSAANIPVNMALCEKLNLDRDTYSVSIPLGATINMAGAAITITVLTLAAVNTLGIPVDLLTALLLSVVASLCACGASGVAGGSLLLIPLACNMFGIPNDIAMQVVAVGFIIGVLQDSCETALNSSTDVLFTAAACQAEDERLANNALRS; encoded by the coding sequence ATGGCTACGCAACATGCATCAGGGCTACTGCAGCGTTTAGCGCAGGGCAGCCTGGTTAAACAAATTTTAGTGGGTCTGGTACTGGGGATTTTACTGGCATGGATTTCCAGACCTGCGGCGGAAGCGGTTGGCTTGCTGGGCACTCTTTTCGTCGGCGCCTTAAAAGCGGTTGCTCCTGTTCTGGTGCTGATGCTGGTGATGGCCTCAATCGCCAACCACCAGCATGGTCAAAAGACCAATATCCGCCCGATTCTCTTCCTTTATCTGTTAGGCACTTTTTCAGCCGCGCTGGCGGCAGTCGTGTTCAGCTTCGCCTTCCCTTCAACACTGCATCTGTCCAGCAGCGCACAGGATATTGTGCCGCCGTCTGGTATTGTTGAGGTCCTGCGTGGCCTGCTGATGAGTATGGTGTCAAACCCCATTGATGCGCTGCTGAACGCCAATTATATCGGAATACTGGTCTGGGCAGTCGGCCTGGGATTCGCGCTTCGTCATGGCAATGAAACCACGAAGAATCTTGTGAACGATATGTCCAACGCCGTAACCTTTATGGTGAAACTGGTGATCCGTTTTGCACCAATTGGTATTTTTGGTCTGGTTTCGTCAACGCTTGCAACGACTGGTTTCTCTACTTTGTGGGGCTATGCGCAACTGCTGGTCGTCCTGATTGGCTGTATGCTGCTGGTTGCTCTGGTGGTCAACCCGCTGTTGGTCTTCTGGAAAATTCGTCGCAACCCTTATCCGCTGGTATTTGCCTGCCTGCGTGAAAGCGGCGTGTACGCCTTCTTTACGCGTAGCTCCGCCGCCAATATCCCGGTCAATATGGCGCTGTGCGAAAAACTGAATCTGGACAGAGACACCTACTCCGTTTCCATTCCGCTGGGCGCTACTATCAATATGGCCGGCGCGGCAATTACGATTACGGTGCTGACATTAGCGGCGGTGAATACGTTAGGCATACCGGTGGATCTCCTCACCGCGCTGCTGCTGAGCGTGGTAGCGTCGCTATGCGCTTGCGGCGCCTCCGGGGTCGCAGGAGGTTCATTGCTACTGATTCCGCTGGCGTGCAATATGTTTGGTATCCCGAACGATATCGCAATGCAGGTGGTAGCGGTCGGCTTTATTATCGGCGTACTGCAGGATTCGTGCGAAACGGCGCTGAACTCGTCTACCGATGTTCTGTTCACGGCAGCAGCCTGTCAGGCTGAGGACGAGCGCCTGGCGAATAATGCCCTGCGCAGCTAA
- a CDS encoding UxaA family hydrolase, giving the protein MQYIRIHSLDNVAVALADLVQGTPISVDNQIVMLRQDVVRGHKFALRDMTAGENVIKYGLPIGHTLTDVAAGEHIHAHNTRTNLSDVDAYRYQPDFHTPQIQPADREVQIYRRANGDVGVRNELWILPTVGCVNGIARQIQTRFLQESHDAKDIDGVFLFSHTYGCSQLGDDHINTRTMLQNMVRHPNAGAVLVVGLGCENNQVDAFRETLGEFDSERVHFMICQHQDDEVEAGVEHLHQLYSVMRHDKRVPGKLSELKFGLECGGSDGLSGITANPMLGRFSDYVIANGGTTVLTEVPEMFGAEQLLMSHCRDEETFSKLVAMVNDFKQYFIAHGQPIYENPSPGNKAGGITTLEDKSLGCTQKAGSSQVVDVLRYGERLKKTGLNLLSAPGNDAVATSALAGAGCHMVLFSTGRGTPYGGFVPTVKIATNSELASRKKHWIDFNAGQLIDGKAMPQLVNEFVDTIVEIANGKLTCNERNDFRELAIFKSGVTL; this is encoded by the coding sequence ATGCAATACATCAGGATCCACTCGCTGGATAACGTTGCGGTAGCGCTGGCTGATTTAGTGCAAGGTACGCCAATAAGCGTTGATAACCAAATCGTGATGTTACGCCAGGATGTCGTGCGTGGACATAAATTTGCTTTACGTGATATGACTGCGGGTGAAAATGTTATTAAATATGGTCTACCGATCGGTCATACGCTGACGGATGTCGCTGCGGGAGAACATATTCATGCGCACAACACCCGCACTAATCTGAGCGATGTGGATGCGTATCGCTATCAACCTGATTTCCATACGCCACAGATACAGCCTGCGGATCGGGAGGTTCAGATCTATCGTCGCGCTAATGGTGACGTCGGCGTACGTAATGAGCTGTGGATTTTGCCGACCGTAGGTTGCGTTAACGGTATTGCGCGCCAGATCCAGACGCGTTTTTTACAAGAGAGCCACGACGCGAAAGACATCGATGGCGTCTTCCTGTTTAGCCACACTTACGGTTGCTCTCAATTGGGCGATGACCATATTAACACCCGTACCATGCTACAAAATATGGTACGCCATCCGAACGCAGGCGCGGTGTTAGTGGTTGGTCTGGGGTGTGAAAATAACCAGGTCGACGCGTTTCGTGAAACATTAGGCGAGTTTGACTCTGAGCGCGTGCATTTTATGATTTGCCAGCATCAGGACGATGAAGTTGAGGCGGGCGTTGAGCATCTTCATCAGCTTTACAGTGTAATGCGCCACGATAAACGCGTACCTGGCAAACTGAGCGAGCTAAAATTTGGTCTGGAGTGCGGCGGTTCGGACGGACTGTCAGGGATTACTGCCAACCCGATGCTGGGACGATTCTCCGATTATGTGATCGCTAACGGCGGCACTACGGTATTGACGGAGGTGCCGGAGATGTTCGGCGCTGAGCAATTGCTGATGAGCCACTGCCGTGATGAAGAGACATTTAGCAAGCTGGTGGCAATGGTGAATGACTTTAAGCAATATTTCATCGCTCATGGCCAGCCAATCTATGAAAACCCGTCGCCGGGCAACAAAGCGGGCGGGATCACCACGCTGGAAGATAAATCTCTGGGCTGCACTCAGAAAGCGGGCTCCAGTCAGGTCGTTGACGTGCTGCGCTACGGAGAACGCCTGAAAAAGACCGGCCTGAATCTGTTAAGCGCGCCAGGTAACGACGCCGTGGCGACCAGCGCGTTGGCTGGGGCGGGATGCCATATGGTGCTGTTCAGTACGGGACGGGGAACGCCTTATGGCGGATTTGTCCCCACGGTAAAAATCGCGACCAACAGCGAACTGGCAAGCAGAAAAAAACACTGGATTGATTTTAACGCCGGACAACTCATTGACGGAAAAGCAATGCCGCAACTCGTCAATGAGTTTGTGGATACCATTGTTGAGATTGCCAATGGTAAGCTGACGTGTAACGAGCGTAATGATTTCCGCGAGCTGGCAATCTTTAAGAGCGGCGTCACCTTATAA
- the uxaC gene encoding glucuronate isomerase, producing the protein MTPFMTDDFLLDTEFARRLYHDYAKDQPIFDYHCHLPPQQIAENYRFKNLYDIWLKGDHYKWRAMRTNGVPERLCTGDASDREKFDAWATTVPHTIGNPLYHWTHLELRRPFGITDKRLSPATANDIWARCNALLGQETFSARGIMRQMKVKMAGTTDDPVDSLAYHAAIAKDDTFDIKVLPSWRPDKAFNIEQATFSDYMTRLGEVADIDIRRFSDLQMALTKRLDHFAAHGCKVSDHALDVVVFAEASEAELDSILARRLVGETLNEREVAQFKTAVLVFLGAEYARRGWVQQYHIGALRNNNLRQFTLLGPDVGFDSINDRPIAEALSKLLSKQNEQNLLPKTILYCLNPRDNEVIGTMIGNFQGEGMPGKMQFGSGWWFNDQKDGMERQMTQLAQLGLLSRFVGMLTDSRSFLSYTRHEYFRRILCQMIGRWVTAGEAPADIQLLGEMVKNICFNNARDYFAIELN; encoded by the coding sequence ATGACGCCGTTTATGACCGACGATTTTTTACTGGATACTGAGTTTGCCCGCCGTCTGTACCATGATTATGCAAAGGATCAGCCGATTTTCGATTACCACTGCCACTTACCGCCGCAACAGATTGCCGAAAATTACCGTTTTAAAAATTTGTATGATATCTGGCTAAAAGGTGACCATTACAAATGGCGCGCAATGCGCACTAATGGCGTACCAGAACGGTTGTGTACCGGCGATGCGTCAGATCGGGAGAAATTTGACGCCTGGGCCACTACCGTTCCGCATACCATTGGCAACCCGTTATACCACTGGACACATCTGGAGCTGCGCCGTCCGTTTGGCATCACCGATAAACGACTTTCTCCGGCTACCGCTAACGATATTTGGGCACGGTGCAACGCGCTGCTGGGTCAGGAGACGTTCTCTGCACGCGGTATCATGCGGCAGATGAAAGTAAAAATGGCCGGTACGACTGACGATCCGGTCGATTCGCTGGCATACCACGCCGCGATCGCGAAAGACGATACCTTTGACATTAAAGTGTTGCCGAGCTGGCGACCGGATAAAGCGTTCAACATTGAACAGGCGACCTTTAGTGACTACATGACCAGACTGGGCGAGGTGGCGGACATCGATATTCGCCGCTTTAGCGATCTGCAAATGGCATTGACTAAACGTCTGGATCATTTTGCCGCGCATGGGTGTAAAGTCTCTGACCACGCGCTGGACGTGGTCGTGTTTGCAGAAGCCAGCGAGGCTGAACTGGACAGTATTCTGGCGCGCCGTCTGGTGGGAGAAACGCTGAACGAGCGCGAAGTGGCGCAGTTTAAAACCGCTGTGCTGGTTTTTCTCGGCGCGGAATACGCCCGTCGCGGCTGGGTACAGCAGTATCACATTGGCGCTCTGCGTAATAACAATCTTCGTCAGTTCACATTGCTGGGGCCGGATGTGGGCTTTGACTCCATTAATGACCGTCCGATAGCGGAAGCGTTATCTAAATTACTCAGCAAGCAGAACGAACAGAATCTGCTGCCGAAAACCATTCTCTACTGCCTGAACCCGCGCGACAATGAAGTAATCGGTACTATGATCGGTAATTTTCAGGGCGAAGGGATGCCCGGCAAAATGCAGTTTGGTTCCGGCTGGTGGTTTAACGATCAGAAAGACGGCATGGAGCGCCAGATGACGCAACTGGCGCAGTTGGGCCTGTTGAGCCGCTTCGTCGGTATGCTGACCGATAGCCGCAGTTTCCTGTCCTATACCCGCCACGAGTATTTCCGCCGCATTCTCTGCCAGATGATTGGTCGTTGGGTTACTGCGGGCGAAGCGCCGGCTGATATCCAGTTACTGGGCGAGATGGTGAAAAATATTTGCTTTAACAATGCGCGTGACTATTTCGCCATTGAACTGAACTAA
- a CDS encoding MFS transporter has protein sequence MRKIKGLRWYMIALVTLGTVLGYLTRNTVAAAAPTLMEELHISTQQYSYIIAAYSAAYTVMQPVAGYVLDILGTKIGYAFFAIAWAVFCGATALAGSWGGLALARGAVGAAEAAMIPAGLKASSEWFPAKERSIAVGYFNVGSSIGAMIAPPLVVWAIVMHSWQMAFMISGVLSFIWAMSWLVFYKHPRDQKKLTDEERDYIINGQEAQHQTHNAKKMSALQILRNRQFWGIALPRFLAEPAWGTFNAWIPLFMFKVYGFNLKEIALFAWMPMLFADLGCVIGGYLPPLFQRWFGVNLIVSRKMVVTLGALLMIGPGMIGLFTSPYVAIVLLCIGGFAHQALSGALITLSSDVFGRNEVATANGLTGMSAWLASTLFALVVGALADTIGFSPLFAVLAVFDLLGALVIWTVLQNKPASATAARQISVPATQS, from the coding sequence ATGCGTAAAATTAAAGGGTTACGTTGGTATATGATAGCGCTGGTGACGCTGGGCACCGTACTGGGCTACCTGACGCGAAACACGGTGGCGGCAGCAGCACCGACGCTGATGGAAGAGTTACACATCTCTACCCAGCAGTATTCTTATATCATTGCAGCTTATTCTGCGGCCTATACCGTTATGCAGCCGGTCGCAGGCTACGTATTAGATATTCTGGGTACAAAAATCGGTTACGCATTTTTCGCTATCGCATGGGCCGTATTTTGCGGCGCCACCGCGCTGGCGGGAAGTTGGGGCGGTCTGGCGCTGGCGCGCGGCGCGGTTGGCGCAGCGGAAGCCGCCATGATCCCTGCGGGCCTAAAAGCCAGCTCCGAGTGGTTTCCGGCGAAGGAGCGCTCCATCGCTGTGGGTTACTTTAACGTTGGGTCCTCCATCGGCGCGATGATCGCGCCGCCGCTGGTCGTCTGGGCAATTGTGATGCACAGTTGGCAGATGGCATTTATGATCTCCGGCGTATTGAGTTTTATCTGGGCGATGTCATGGCTGGTCTTTTATAAGCATCCCCGCGACCAAAAAAAGCTGACCGACGAAGAGCGCGATTACATCATTAATGGTCAGGAAGCACAGCATCAGACCCACAATGCGAAAAAAATGTCCGCCTTACAAATTCTGCGTAACCGCCAGTTCTGGGGCATCGCCCTGCCGCGTTTTCTGGCGGAGCCGGCATGGGGGACCTTTAACGCATGGATCCCATTATTCATGTTTAAGGTCTATGGCTTTAACCTGAAAGAAATTGCCCTGTTCGCCTGGATGCCGATGCTCTTTGCCGATCTTGGCTGCGTGATTGGCGGTTATCTGCCGCCGCTGTTCCAGCGCTGGTTTGGCGTAAACTTGATCGTTTCCCGCAAGATGGTCGTCACGCTTGGTGCGTTGCTAATGATAGGTCCGGGGATGATCGGTCTGTTCACCAGTCCGTATGTCGCCATTGTATTGCTTTGTATCGGCGGTTTTGCGCATCAGGCGCTCTCTGGCGCGTTAATTACACTCTCTTCTGATGTTTTCGGGCGTAATGAAGTCGCAACGGCGAATGGCCTGACCGGCATGTCCGCCTGGCTGGCAAGCACCCTGTTTGCCCTGGTCGTCGGCGCGCTGGCGGATACTATCGGCTTTAGCCCGCTGTTCGCGGTACTGGCGGTGTTCGATCTACTTGGCGCGTTAGTGATCTGGACGGTTCTGCAAAATAAACCAGCCAGTGCAACTGCCGCCCGTCAGATAAGTGTCCCGGCAACACAAAGTTGA
- the exuR gene encoding transcriptional regulator ExuR gives MEITEPRRLYQQLAADLKARIEQGLYHPGDKLPAERFIAEEKNVSRTVVREAIIMLEVEGYVEVRKGSGIHVISNQPRHYIVPDEKLEFANYGPFELLQARQLIESNIAEFAATQVTKQDIMKLMEIQEKARNEKCFRDSEWDLQFHVQVALATQNSALAAIVDKMWTQRVHNPYWKKLHDHIDLRTVDNWCDDHDQILRALIRKDPHAAKVAMWQHLENTKQMLFNETSDDFEFNADRYLFAENPVVHLDTVTGGTK, from the coding sequence ATGGAAATCACCGAACCACGACGTTTATATCAACAACTTGCTGCCGATCTGAAGGCGCGTATTGAACAGGGTCTCTATCATCCAGGCGATAAACTGCCCGCAGAACGTTTTATTGCCGAGGAAAAAAACGTCAGCCGTACCGTGGTTCGTGAAGCGATCATTATGCTGGAAGTAGAAGGTTATGTCGAAGTCCGTAAAGGTTCCGGCATTCATGTTATTTCCAACCAGCCCCGGCACTATATTGTTCCGGATGAAAAGCTGGAATTCGCCAATTATGGCCCTTTCGAACTACTTCAGGCGCGACAGTTGATAGAGAGCAACATCGCCGAGTTCGCCGCGACGCAAGTCACGAAGCAAGACATCATGAAGCTGATGGAAATCCAGGAAAAAGCGCGTAATGAAAAATGTTTTCGCGACTCCGAATGGGATTTGCAATTCCATGTTCAGGTCGCGCTAGCCACGCAAAATTCTGCATTGGCTGCCATTGTCGATAAGATGTGGACGCAGCGCGTACATAACCCTTACTGGAAAAAACTTCACGATCACATCGACTTACGTACCGTTGACAACTGGTGCGACGATCATGACCAGATTCTGCGCGCGCTGATTCGTAAAGATCCACATGCCGCTAAAGTGGCGATGTGGCAGCATCTGGAGAACACGAAACAGATGTTATTTAATGAAACCAGCGATGATTTCGAATTTAATGCCGATCGCTATCTATTTGCCGAAAATCCGGTCGTACATCTTGATACTGTCACTGGCGGAACAAAATAA
- the yqjA gene encoding DedA family general envelope maintenance protein YqjA, which yields MELLTQLLNALWAQDFETLANPSMIGMLYFVLFMILFLENGLLPAAFLPGDSLLILVGVLIAKGAMGFPQTILLLTVAASLGCWVSYIQGRWLGNTRTVQNWLSHLPAHYHQRAHHLFHKHGLSALLIGRFIAFVRTLLPTIAGISGLNNARFQFFNWMSGLLWVLILTSLGYLLGKTPVFMKYEDQLMSCLMLLPVVLLFFGLAGSLVMLWKKKYGSRG from the coding sequence ATGGAACTATTGACTCAATTGCTGAATGCCCTGTGGGCTCAGGACTTTGAAACACTGGCCAATCCGTCCATGATTGGCATGCTGTATTTTGTGTTATTTATGATTTTGTTCCTGGAAAATGGGCTGCTTCCCGCCGCCTTTTTGCCTGGCGACAGCTTGTTGATTCTGGTTGGTGTACTGATAGCCAAAGGCGCAATGGGTTTTCCACAAACCATTTTGTTGCTTACCGTCGCTGCCAGCCTGGGCTGCTGGGTCAGCTATATCCAGGGCCGATGGCTGGGAAATACACGAACCGTACAAAACTGGCTTTCCCATCTCCCTGCGCATTATCATCAACGCGCCCACCATCTTTTCCATAAACACGGTCTGTCGGCATTACTGATAGGCCGGTTTATCGCCTTTGTCAGAACGTTGCTACCTACCATTGCCGGCATATCCGGCCTGAATAACGCGCGCTTTCAGTTTTTCAACTGGATGAGTGGCTTATTATGGGTGCTTATCCTGACGTCGCTGGGTTATCTGCTGGGCAAAACGCCCGTCTTTATGAAGTATGAAGATCAGTTAATGTCCTGTCTGATGCTGCTCCCCGTGGTGCTTCTCTTTTTTGGCCTGGCAGGTTCGCTGGTTATGTTGTGGAAAAAGAAGTACGGGAGTCGGGGGTAA
- the mzrA gene encoding EnvZ/OmpR regulon moderator MzrA, which produces MLKPRITARQLIWISAFLLMLTVLMVAWSTLRQQESTLAIRAINQGASMPDGFSVLHHLDANGIPFKSITPKNDMLLITFDSPAQSAAAKAVLDQTLPHGYVVAQQDDDNETVQWLSRLRENSHRFG; this is translated from the coding sequence ATGCTTAAACCACGCATAACAGCCCGACAACTTATTTGGATTAGCGCTTTTCTACTGATGCTGACCGTACTCATGGTGGCGTGGTCAACACTACGCCAGCAAGAGTCGACGCTGGCCATTCGCGCGATTAATCAGGGTGCCAGTATGCCGGACGGCTTTTCCGTTTTGCATCATCTGGATGCAAACGGTATCCCTTTTAAAAGCATTACGCCTAAAAATGACATGCTGCTCATTACGTTTGATTCCCCTGCGCAAAGTGCTGCCGCTAAAGCAGTTCTTGATCAAACACTCCCACACGGTTATGTCGTGGCTCAGCAGGACGATGACAACGAAACGGTACAGTGGTTATCTCGCTTACGGGAAAACTCACATCGCTTTGGCTAA
- a CDS encoding DUF1090 domain-containing protein — translation MKYRIALAITFFMLSAGSYANTLCQEKEQDIQKEISYAEKHNNQRRIEGLNKALSEVRANCTDSKLRAEHQKKIAEQKGEIAERQHDLAEAKAKGDADKIDKRERKLAEAQDELKKLEARDY, via the coding sequence ATGAAATACCGCATCGCTTTGGCTATCACGTTTTTTATGCTCAGCGCTGGCAGCTACGCTAATACGCTTTGTCAGGAAAAAGAGCAGGATATACAAAAGGAAATTAGCTACGCCGAAAAGCACAATAATCAGCGTCGTATTGAGGGGCTGAACAAAGCGCTCAGTGAAGTTCGCGCGAATTGTACTGACAGCAAGCTGCGCGCCGAGCACCAGAAAAAGATCGCTGAACAAAAAGGCGAGATAGCCGAGCGTCAACATGATTTAGCCGAGGCAAAAGCAAAAGGCGATGCGGATAAAATAGACAAACGTGAACGTAAACTGGCCGAGGCTCAGGATGAGCTAAAAAAACTTGAGGCCAGAGACTATTAA
- a CDS encoding DUF883 family protein, with product MSKDNTTEHLRAELKSLTDTLEEVLSSSGEKSKEELSKIRSKAERALKESRYRLGETGDVIAKQTRVAAARADDYVRENPWTGVGIGAAVGLVLGVLLTRR from the coding sequence ATGTCGAAAGATAACACTACGGAACATCTGCGCGCTGAGTTGAAATCCCTGACCGACACCCTTGAAGAAGTGCTGAGCTCTTCGGGTGAAAAGTCGAAAGAAGAGTTGAGTAAGATTCGCAGTAAAGCCGAACGCGCGCTGAAAGAGAGCCGCTACCGTCTGGGCGAAACAGGCGATGTTATTGCCAAACAAACTCGCGTCGCTGCGGCTCGCGCTGATGATTATGTGCGCGAAAACCCCTGGACCGGGGTAGGCATTGGCGCTGCCGTCGGTCTGGTGTTGGGCGTTCTGCTGACGCGTCGCTAA
- a CDS encoding YqjK-like family protein produces MSSKGEREKRKALLLSQIQQQRLDLSASRRDWLETTGAYDRGWNTVLSLRSWALVGSSVMAIWTIRHPNMLVRWAKRGLGIWSAWRLVKTTLRQQQLRS; encoded by the coding sequence GTGAGCAGCAAAGGCGAACGCGAAAAACGCAAGGCGTTGCTTCTCAGTCAGATCCAGCAGCAACGGCTGGATCTGTCCGCCAGCCGTCGCGACTGGCTGGAGACCACCGGCGCTTATGATCGCGGCTGGAATACGGTATTAAGCCTACGTTCCTGGGCGCTGGTCGGCAGCAGCGTGATGGCCATCTGGACCATTCGTCATCCTAATATGCTGGTACGCTGGGCGAAACGCGGGCTGGGTATCTGGAGCGCATGGCGCCTGGTAAAAACTACTCTCCGTCAGCAACAACTCCGCAGCTAA
- a CDS encoding DoxX family protein translates to MKKLEDVGVLIARILMPVLFITAGWGKINAYTGTQQYMEAMGVPGFLLPLTILLEFGGGLAILLGFFTRTTALFTAGFTLLTAFIFHSNFAEGVNSLMFMKNLTIAGGFLLLALTGPGTFSLDRLLNKKW, encoded by the coding sequence ATGAAAAAATTAGAAGATGTTGGTGTACTGATAGCACGTATTTTAATGCCAGTGCTGTTCATTACCGCAGGATGGGGAAAAATTAACGCTTACACAGGCACACAACAGTATATGGAAGCCATGGGCGTACCGGGATTCCTGCTGCCACTTACCATACTGCTTGAATTTGGCGGCGGCCTGGCGATTCTGCTGGGGTTCTTCACTCGCACTACCGCGCTTTTCACCGCTGGCTTTACGCTACTGACGGCGTTTATCTTCCATAGCAATTTTGCAGAAGGCGTAAATTCGCTGATGTTTATGAAAAACCTGACCATTGCAGGCGGATTCTTACTGCTGGCACTGACCGGGCCAGGCACGTTCAGTCTTGACCGTCTGTTAAATAAAAAGTGGTAA